From Primulina huaijiensis isolate GDHJ02 chromosome 15, ASM1229523v2, whole genome shotgun sequence, one genomic window encodes:
- the LOC140959721 gene encoding probable small nuclear ribonucleoprotein F, which yields MATVPVNPKPFLNNLTGKPVMVKLKWGMEYKGFLVSVDSYMNLQLANAEEYIDGQCTGSLGEILIRCNNVLYLRGVPEDEEIEEADRD from the exons ATGGCT ACTGTTCCAGTTAACCCGAAGCCTTTCTTGAACAATTTGACTGGGAAGCCTGTAATGGTAAAACTAAAATGGGGCATGGAATACAAAG GTTTCCTCGTCTCCGTAGATTCATATATGAATTTGCAG CTTGCaaatgctgaagaatacattgATGGGCAATGCACTGGAAGTCTTGGGGAGATTTTAATTAG ATGTAATAATGTTCTTTATCTTCGTGGGGTGCCAGAGGATGAAGAAATAGAGGAAGCAGACCGCGATTAG
- the LOC140960538 gene encoding malate dehydrogenase [NADP], chloroplastic, which yields MISNHLLFRLASGEVFGPNQPIALKLLGSQRSIQALEGVAMELEDSLFPLLREVSIGIDPYEVFQDAEWALLIGAKPRGPGMERAALLDINGQIFSEQGKALNAVASRNVKVIVVGNPCNTNALICLKNAPNIPAKNFHALTRLDENRAKWQLALKAGVFYDKVSDVTIWGNHSTTQVPDFLNAKIDGLPVKEVVKDTKWLEEEFTEKVQKRGGVLIQKWGRSSAASTAVSILDAIRSLVTPTPEGDWFSSGVYTTGNPYRIAKDIVFSMPCRSKGDGDYELVKDVIFDDYLWSRIKKTEAELLAEKKCVAHLTGEGIAVCDLPGDTMLPGEM from the exons ATGATATCCAATCATCTTCTTTTCAGA CTTGCTTCTGGGGAGGTTTTTGGGCCAAATCAACCAATTGCATTAAAACTATTGGGATCCCAGCGTTCTATCCAAGCTCTTGAAG GAGTTGCAATGGAACTAGAGGACTCTTTGTTTCCTTTGTTGAGGGAAGTGAGCATCGGCATTGATCCATATGAGGTGTTCCAAGATGCAGAATGGGCACTTCTGATTGGAGCGAAGCCTCGTGGCCCTGGAATGGAACGAGCCGCCTTACTAGACATAAATGGGCAGATATTTTCTGAACAG GGAAAAGCCCTTAATGCTGTCGCATCCCGTAATGTAAAAGTGATTGTCGTGGGAAACCCTTGTAATACCAA tgcgTTGATTTGTTTGAAGAATGCACCAAATATTCCTGCAAAAAATTTCCACGCCCTGACTAGATTAGATGAAAATCGAGCAAAATGGCAG CTCGCCTTGAAGGCAGGAGTCTTTTACGACAAAGTTTCTGATGTTACCATATGGGGAAACCACTCAACAACGCAG GTTCCCGACTTTTTAAATGCTAAAATAGATGGTTTGCCTGTGAAAGAGGTTGTTAAAGATACGAAGTGGTTGGAAGAAGAATTCACTGAGAAGGTTCAAAAG AGAGGCGGTGTACTCATTCAGAAATGGGGAAGGTCCTCGGCTGCATCCACTGCCGTTTCAATTTTAGATGCAATAAGATCTCTTGTAACTCCTACTCCTGAAGGGGATTGGTTCTCATCTGGA GTGTATACTACCGGAAATCCTTACCGTATAGCAAAGGATATTGTTTTCAGTATGCCATGCAGATCAAAA GGAGATGGTGACTATGAACTGGTCAAAGATGTAATATTTGATGACTACCTTTGGAGTCGAATCAAGAAG ACAGAAGCTGAACTTCTTGCTGAGAAGAAATGTGTAGCCCATCTCACCGGAGAG GGTATTGCTGTGTGTGATCTTCCTGGAGACACGATGCTTCCTGGAGAAATGTAA
- the LOC140960537 gene encoding NAC domain-containing protein 53-like produces the protein MESSGKKKSSTSPNTLAPGFRFHPTDEELVRYYLRRKVCGKTFQSDAIAEIDIYRTEPWDLPSMSRLKTRDLEWYFFSMLDRKYGNGARTNRATEKGYWKTTGKDREVYHRKHIVGMKKTLVYHNGRAPKGQRSNWVMHEYRLTDLELEGAGISQDAFVLCRVFQKSGSGPKNGEQYGAPFLDEEWENDELEPVPKMEVLEEEDFGDDAYLDGNYLEQILGSDVSSDISHPQLNFQSADGSLGGETPESVSDTKNTQKLLHCAKPCYGPEQLDDTNLYVLPIPYDMNGNLVKHEYIGESSKSGNSEDVDYLLDEPFLDSTDYLPFGDEGFIEANDLSNPVEANASTFDMFEEYLTYFDASENYSERFAPDPSAVLESEGALHTSLCQKEPNEGTKQDIMPSGQIVDDGNNYSASPSHNQESAKYQSDFKYPFIKQASQMLGNIHAPPAFAEEFPLKNATMHFNSVPQSSTSVHFTAGMIELRNLTVGNNGTFPPSGKHENLNIILSFGFSRGEDGSANLESHVSIHPGKTVSAITRDLLYFVFLFGLVLSVSFKLKARICAN, from the exons ATGGAATCGTCAGGCAAGAAAAAGTCATCTACGTCTCCGAATACGCTGGCGCCGGGCTTTCGATTCCATCCGACGGATGAAGAATTGGTACGGTATTATTTGAGGCGGAAAGTCTGCGGTAAAACTTTTCAATCGGACGCGATTGCTGAGATCGATATTTACAGGACCGAGCCTTGGGATCTTCCAA GCATGTCAAGGCTGAAGACTAGAGATCTGGAGTGGTATTTCTTCAGTATGCTGGATAGGAAATATGGTAATGGAGCAAGGACAAACAGAGCAACTGAAAAAGGGTACTGGAAAACGACCGGAAAGGACAGGGAAGTTTACCATAGAAAACATATTGTGGGCATGAAGAAAACTCTTGTTTATCATAATGGTCGTGCTCCAAAAGGTCAGAGGAGCAACTGGGTTATGCACGAGTACAGGCTTACTGACCTAGAATTGGAGGGAGCTGGAATATCTCAG GACGCATTTGTGCTGTGCCGAGTCTTTCAGAAAAGTGGTTCAGGGCCCAAGAATGGTGAACAGTATGGGGCACCATTTTTGGATGAGGAATGGGAGAATGATGAGTTGGAACCAGTTCCCAAAATGGAGGTTTTGGAGGAAGAGGACTTTGGGGATGATGCATATCTGGACGGGAATTACCTTGAGCAG ATTCTTGGATCAGATGTTTCATCGGATATTAGTCATCCTCAGTTGAACTTCCAATCTGCTGATGGCAGTCTTGGTGGTGAAACACCAGAATCAGTCAGTGACACCAAAAACACCCAAAAGCTTCTGCATTGTGCTAAACCATGCTATGGACCAGAGCAGTTGGATGATACAAACTTATATGTTCTGCCTATTCCTTATGATATGAACGGAAATTTAGTCAAGCATGAATACATCGGTGAATCCAGCAAATCTGGGAATTCTGAGGATGTGGATTACTTACTTGACGAACCATTTCTGGATTCTACTGATTATCTTCCATTTGGAGATGAAGGTTTCATTGAAGCTAATGATCTCTCCAATCCCGTTGAAGCGAATGCTTCTACTTTCGACATGTTTGAGGAGTACCTTACATACTTTGATGCCAGTGAGAACTATTCTGAGAGATTCGCTCCTGATCCTTCAGCAGTACTTGAAAGTGAGGGTGCTCTTCACACCTCCCTTTGTCAGAAG GAACCAAATGAAGGAACAAAGCAAGATATTATGCCAAGTGGACAGATTGTTGACGATGGTAATAATTATTCTGCATCTCCATCACATAACCAAGAGTCGGCAAAATATCAATCAG ATTTTAAGTATCCATTCATCAAACAGGCAAGTCAAATGCTGGGCAACATCCATGCACCACCAGCATTTGCTGAAGAATTCCCTCTAAAGAATGCGACCATGCATTTCAATTCCGTGCCGCAATCTTCCACTTCTGTGCATTTCACTGCTGGCATGATTGAGCTAAGGAATTTGACAGTAGGCAACAATGGAACTTTCCCACCTTCTGGAAAGCATGAGAACCTGAACATTATTCTTTCATTTGGGTTTTCACGTGGTGAAGATGGTTCTGCCAACTTGGAATCTCACGTAAGCATACATCCAGGGAAGACTGTCTCAGCTATCACCAGGGATTTGTTGTATTTCGTCTTTCTGTTTGGCTTAGTTCTCTCCGTGAGCTTTAAACTCAAAGCACGTATATGTGCCAATTAA